A single window of Haliotis asinina isolate JCU_RB_2024 chromosome 5, JCU_Hal_asi_v2, whole genome shotgun sequence DNA harbors:
- the LOC137284327 gene encoding synaptotagmin-15-like — MADTGHSVPSEGGGQPSPQKVNDGNIFIGIDTTSLAIILGCSAGAFLLIVLAVILFRLRRRRRKLYETSFDDGDDLFSSQSAPTSRSSSPHFNKRLSCPEVGSSGKPVIPMIRSVTIDGIPFQLPAERVQPGGNGRRERGGSLASIPRQHSILGAVQPELYRPQSGSEDDEAYLPATPHGRLWFSAVYDAAVEQLQVTLIKVKNLPGRIKHEAPRDPFVKVFLLPDEKTCKVSKVRKKTLSPIFNETFQFQASPDDVYRRTLRFSVYDVDKRRVRHSLGHVMVPLKDIDLTKSEPLWSDLEPMAHATSCLGELYFSLTYQPQTERIKVVIIRVRQLRHLDYGGETGMYVRIQFCHGRKTHKTKRTVLLTGASEAEINESFSFSISGRQLDSCNFIFTLMTSPVGARSSHHDEYGRVTVGPFLFARGQELLHWQEMIAQPRSPIARWHTLTPTSALDPDR; from the exons ATGGCGGATACAGGTCACAGTGTACCATCTGAGGGCGGTGGCCAACCCTCTCCCCAAAAAGTAAACGATGGGAATATATTCATTGGCATTGACA CTACAAGTCTGGCCATTATTTTGGGTTGTTCCGCTGGCGCCTTCCTTCTCATTGTCTTGGCCGTGATCCTGTTTCGGTTGCGCAGGCGAAGAAGAAAATTATACGAAACATCATTTGATGATGGAGATGACCTATTTTCATCGCAGTCTGCCCCAACATCAAG GAGCTCTTCGCCACACTTCAACAAGCGCTTATCATGTCCGGAGGTAGGGTCATCAGGGAAGCCTGTCATCCCTATGATCCGCTCCGTCACCATCGACGGCATCCCCTTTCAGCTGCCCGCTGAGAGGGTTCAGCCCGGAGGTAACGGACGCCGAGAAAGAGGGGGTAGCTTGGCAAGTATCCCCCGCCAACACAGCATCCTTGGGGCAGTACAGCCTGAACTGTACAG ACCCCAGAGCGGCTCAGAAGATGACGAAGCCTACCTTCCCGCCACCCCACACGGACGTCTCTGGTTTTCAGCCGTCTATGACGCCGCAGTTGAACAACTTCAGGTCACTCTCATCAAGGTCAAGAACTTACCAG GACGAATAAAGCACGAGGCACCACGAGACCCGTTTGTCAAAGTGTTCCTGTTGCCAGATGAGAAGACATGCAAGGTGTCAAAAGTCAGGAAAAAGACCCTGTCTCCCATCTTTAACGAAACATTCCAGTTCCAG GCTTCCCCTGATGACGTGTACAGAAGAACGTTACGCTTCTCTGTGTATGACGTAGACAAAAGACGTGTACGTCACTCACTTGGTCACGTGATGGTTCCACTGAAAGACATTGACCTGACGAAAAGCGAGCCGCTTTGGAGCGACCTCGAGCCAATGGCACAC GCAACGTCGTGTCTGGGTGAGCTGTACTTCAGTTTGACGTATCAGCCTCAGACAGAGCGAATAAAGGTGGTCATCATCAGAGTCAGACAACTCAGGCATCTGGACTATGGTGGCGAGACAG GTATGTACGTACGCATCCAGTTCTGTCACGGACGAAAAACGCACAAGACTAAACGTACAGTGTTGCTGACCGGGGCTTCGGAGGCTGAAATCAACGAGTCCTTCTCGTTTTCAATCTCTGGACGACAGTTGGACTCGTGCAACTTCATCTTTACTTTGATGACGTCACCAGTGGGTGCTCGCTCAAGCCACCACGATGAGTACGGCCGTGTAACGGTAGGGCCGTTCCTCTTTGCTAGGGGGCAGGAGTTGCTTCACTGGCAGGAAATGATTGCCCAGCCACGCTCCCCTATTGCGAGGTGGCACACCCTCACACCAACGTCCGCTTTGGACCCAGATCGATAA